From Afipia carboxidovorans OM5, one genomic window encodes:
- a CDS encoding beta-ketoacyl-ACP synthase III, which translates to MTMRASRIVGLGHHVPARRVANAELEQELGLSQGWIERRTGIKARRWAAADEAVTDLAIEAASRALAQAKAQIGEIGLVLLATSTPDHLLPPSAPLLAHRLGLSCGAIDLTGACSGFVYAMTFADGVVKSTGQAVLVVAANILSRRINNSDIASAVLFADAAAAVVLAPSARDDVGVLGTSLLSDGSFYDMIAIKAGGTRNPDLSGALAEDRVIRIKDGKVVFEKAIKLMTQSAEEALARANVTAAQIDRFIPHQANARIFDRVAENLAIAPARTLRSIEEFGNSSAATIPLTLSVAAERAPLADGELLLMAAVGAGFTSGAIVFRVSDR; encoded by the coding sequence ATGACTATGCGCGCGAGCAGGATCGTGGGGCTTGGCCATCATGTGCCTGCGCGTCGCGTCGCCAATGCCGAACTCGAGCAGGAACTGGGCCTGTCGCAAGGCTGGATCGAACGGCGCACCGGCATCAAGGCGCGGCGCTGGGCGGCGGCCGATGAAGCCGTGACAGATCTTGCGATTGAGGCCGCGTCGCGTGCACTCGCGCAGGCGAAAGCGCAGATCGGCGAAATCGGCCTCGTGCTGCTCGCGACATCGACGCCAGATCATCTGCTGCCGCCGTCGGCGCCGCTGCTTGCGCATCGCCTCGGGCTGTCGTGCGGCGCGATCGATCTCACCGGCGCGTGCTCAGGCTTCGTCTACGCGATGACGTTTGCCGATGGTGTCGTCAAATCGACCGGGCAGGCGGTGTTGGTGGTTGCGGCGAACATTCTGAGCCGGCGCATCAACAATTCGGATATCGCGAGCGCGGTGTTGTTTGCCGATGCCGCGGCGGCAGTGGTGCTTGCGCCATCGGCGCGCGACGATGTCGGCGTGCTCGGCACCAGCCTTCTCTCGGACGGCAGCTTCTACGACATGATCGCGATCAAGGCGGGCGGCACCCGCAATCCCGATCTCAGCGGCGCGTTGGCGGAGGATCGGGTGATCCGCATCAAGGACGGCAAGGTGGTGTTCGAGAAAGCGATCAAGCTGATGACGCAGAGCGCGGAAGAAGCTCTGGCACGCGCCAATGTGACGGCGGCGCAGATCGACCGTTTCATTCCGCATCAGGCGAACGCCCGCATCTTTGATCGCGTCGCGGAGAATCTTGCCATCGCGCCCGCGCGTACGCTGCGTTCGATCGAAGAATTCGGCAATTCGTCGGCGGCAACGATTCCACTGACGCTGTCGGTTGCGGCGGAGCGTGCGCCACTTGCAGATGGCGAGTTGCTTTTAATGGCTGCGGTCGGCGCCGGTTTCACCAGCGGTGCGATCGTATTTCGGGTGTCGGATCGCTAG